Sequence from the Cuniculiplasma divulgatum genome:
GAGATTTAATATGTCAGCCTTGTCTGCCTTGATGACATGGACTGAATAGCCAGAATCTGTTAAAAGCGTCTCTATTTCCCTGCCGGCCAGGTTATACGTGATATTGCCTGTAACAACCAGAATGGAACCGGCTCTCATGTATCTGCCAACCACTGGAACTATGTTCGGCAGAACGCCATGCCCCACATATACATCCCTGGGGAACTGCATGGTCTTGAATTTCTCGAATTCCATTTCGCATATCATCATGTACGTGGATATAAATCTTAACCTTGTGGGATTTAACGTTTGCCGTCTGTAGTTCAGATTTTCCAGCTAAAGATTCACTTATTGCCGAATCTGAATACGCCAACCGCCATACTGCTGTTGGAATATGAAGCATAGGAATCCCCGGTGATGGCTATCACTCCTGCAAGGACTCCATTGAACCCATCAATCTCCCGCTTTATTATATCCTCAAGGTTTTCAGTTCCAATCTGATGATATATGCTGTAGCAGAGGCTTCTCTTCATTATTTCCTCTCCGATGCCTGTTGCTACGATCGCCCCCTTTTCACCAGCGAACAATCCTGCACCCGGTATGGGAGAATCTCCCACCCTGCCTCGCATCATGGGAGAAGACCCCCCTGTAGAGACTGCAGCGGCAAATTTTCCGGAAACTCGTGCAACGGCACCAACAGTATCCTTGTTTTCTGGAATCCCGAAAATTCCAGCATATTTCATGTAAGACGCATATCTCTCGGGAATATCTTTTTCTGCACCGGATAAGATTTTCAAGGCCTTTCTGTAAAGCTCCTCAGTCCTGGGGGTCGACGGATCGTAATCCTCATATCCGATCCTTCTGGCAAATGCGACTGCACCGTCTCCTGAAAGCATTACATGGGGCGTTCTCTCCATTACTGCCCTTGCCACCAGTATGGGATTCTTCACTCTCTCAATATTCACAACTGAACCTATGGAGCCAGCCATCATCACTGCAGCATCCATCTGTATTGTTCCATCTATGCGCTTCACTGAACCGGTTCCAGCGTTGAAATCAGGATCGTCCTCCATCATCCTTACGGCTTCCACCACACTGTCCAGCGCCCCTGACTGCCTGAAGGACTCACGGGCATATCTTTCAAGCCGTGGATTATAGGACCGATCTGAGCCTGCACCTGAGTGGATAAGGAGAACATCTTCCATATGGGGTCATCCCGAGCTTTTATAGAATTTTTGCCAGCTCAAATTTGCCGGCTATGAGCAAAGAAAAGTCAATGCCTGCGGATCGTTCTTCGGTTCTCAGGACATGCCTGAACCTGATTGCCTTGGCACATACGCCTGTATAGCGCAAATGAAGCTCGCAAGTGTTAAATAGATTTTTTATATGTGCGACAGCAGCCATCTATCCCATATAGGACAACAATTCCAGGATGGTTAAGGGCTCGTAGTCTAGCGGTATGATGTCTCCCTGACACGGAGGAGGTCACCGGTTCGAATCCGGTCGGGCCCATT
This genomic interval carries:
- a CDS encoding isoaspartyl peptidase/L-asparaginase; amino-acid sequence: MEDVLLIHSGAGSDRSYNPRLERYARESFRQSGALDSVVEAVRMMEDDPDFNAGTGSVKRIDGTIQMDAAVMMAGSIGSVVNIERVKNPILVARAVMERTPHVMLSGDGAVAFARRIGYEDYDPSTPRTEELYRKALKILSGAEKDIPERYASYMKYAGIFGIPENKDTVGAVARVSGKFAAAVSTGGSSPMMRGRVGDSPIPGAGLFAGEKGAIVATGIGEEIMKRSLCYSIYHQIGTENLEDIIKREIDGFNGVLAGVIAITGDSYASYSNSSMAVGVFRFGNK